Below is a genomic region from Zea mays cultivar B73 chromosome 9, Zm-B73-REFERENCE-NAM-5.0, whole genome shotgun sequence.
AGTCGTGGCAGAGATAGGTACTGCAAAGGACTCCATCCAATCATCTTCATCGGGGCCAAAACAGTCACAAACTGTGCTATTGCAAGGTGTACCCAGTGGCATTGAAGACACTCCTGACAAAGCCTCTAACTTGGTCATGCTTTCGACCCCGCTCACACCACAAAGTTCTCCAACCAGTGTGCAAGATAAGGTGTGCATCCTAGAAATTTTCAGATTTCTATTGCAAACAGTACGCGCCCTGTGACTGACCCCTTATATGCAGACTATTGGTATTGGCAGCAGCACTGCGGTTCCAAGTGCTACTCCCGCCATAACAAAGGAACTGACATCCACGCCTAGGAAGAGGTAAATTCCGCTTCATCGCACTCCAACACAGCTTTATTACAGCCCTTTATGGTGCGTACAAACAAAAAATACGCTTCAAGAGTCTACAATGCATTGTTGATATAATAAACATCATAAGAATAGATTTTTTGTACAATAAACTTTAGGGTCTGTTACATGCTCTGACGCTTGTCTACATTAACATAAATGTGCAGTGCTAACAAATGAAGTCCTACACCATGGCCGATCCATGTTTGTTGTTTCTTACTAAAAACGTACAAGCGCATGACCAATGTTACGCTTACACTATTCTAACAATGATTACTGTTCGAATCATATATTAGATTGAAAACAACCCCTGTTTATCTTTGCTTAGACCAGGGAAATGTGATCCTTTTGGCTTATGTGGATTACCATCAATGTATGGTTAATATTTATGTGTTGTTTTACACACGGAGTTCATTGCTAGATAAATATTTGTCTTGCCTAGCAACTAGATTTGGTCGATCCATGTTTGCTGTTTCTTACTAAAAACGTAGAAACACTGAGAGAGGCCAAAATTGATAATTAGCTCTATACATTGTTGATAAATCACACGGCCCTAGGGTCTGAGACAACATCAGTAGCATTGGTACTGCTGGGCAAATGAACCGGGTCGTCATCGACCATGCTAACAATCGGAGTTTCCTGCTCCTGCTGAACATCCTGTGGAGACTCTCCAGCTGGTATGTTGATTCCAGCGAAACCAACTAGGACGACAGCGGCTCCGACATAGTTCAGTAGATGAGGAGCATGACCGGTGAGCGTGTCCACAATGGCAGCAATCAGAACTTGGATTGTGAGGCTAGCTGTAGCGACCGTGGTTGTTGTGAGAAGGATCGCTTTCGCCCACAAGTAGTCACTCAAAACATTGTCTATCAAACCTGCAAAGAACGTCGGAACTGTAAATTAGCAGCGGTTCATTTCTCTCAGTGTTATTTTTATTAATGGGTCCTCAACATTTCTACAAGTTATTCCTACATATCACCGTGTAGCTTTATTAATAGAACTTCCATGAGTGGAGAGCAAACCTACCTTTTCCAACAACAAGACCAGCTTGTTCCCATGTGAGCCTGTGGAATGGTACTTTGGATAGAGGCCAAAATTGATAATTAGCTTTTGAaattgttgctttcattgctaGATAAATATTTGTCTTGCCTAGCAGCTAGATTTGTGTCTTTAACTCTCTTCTGAATGGAATTGATACTTTTGCTCTTGATGTATATGTAGCAGACAACCATTAGGTGCATACAGTAATGGTACTTTGGATAGAGGCCAAAATTGATCATTAGCTTTTGAAATTGTTGCTAACCGACCTTTTCGTTCTAGGACAAGGTCTTCGCCTGCAAAGACAGTTACAAAGAGGTTGTTCACCGACATAGATGGAGGAACCACTGGCTTCAAGGATGCCGCAGATAACACTGCTGCTCCTAGGTACCTTTTCCCTCGTACCTATAGGTTCTCCATGAACGCCTAGGCAAGAAAATATTTTTGTTTAGCTTCCTGTCCTAGACTGATATGTCCTAGACTGTCTAATTGTAACTCTGTCCCCTTTTCA
It encodes:
- the LOC109942477 gene encoding uncharacterized protein, whose translation is MKATISKANYQFWPLSKVPFHRLTWEQAGLVVGKGLIDNVLSDYLWAKAILLTTTTVATASLTIQVLIAAIVDTLTGHAPHLLNYVGAAVVLVGFAGINIPAGESPQDVQQEQETPIVSMVDDDPVHLPSSTNATDVVSDPRAV